One genomic segment of Musa acuminata AAA Group cultivar baxijiao chromosome BXJ3-3, Cavendish_Baxijiao_AAA, whole genome shotgun sequence includes these proteins:
- the LOC135633194 gene encoding glyoxylase I 4-like, which translates to MPLMALNHVSRLCRSVEASVEFYTTVLGFVPTGRPPTLDFNGAWLFNYGVGIHLVQEEDGGDLPDASLDRLDPMDNHISFQCEDMGAMEQRLKDLGVKYLRRTINEEEGSPIDQLFFNDPDGFMIEICNCENLELVPAGSLGRVHDPPLKMNRSDQTSEITRSLRKNVDR; encoded by the exons ATGCCTCTCATGGCGCTCAATCACGTCTCCAGGCTCTGCAGATCGGTGGAAGCCTCCGTCGAGTTCTACACCACCGTGCTTGGCTTCGTCCCCACCGGTCGCCCTCCCACCCTCGACTTCAACGGCGCATG GCTGTTCAATTACGGCGTGGGAATTCACCTGGTGCAGGAGGAGGACGGAGGTGACCTCCCCGATGCGTCCCTTGACCGTCTCGATCCGATGGACAACCACATCTCTTTTCAG TGCGAGGACATGGGGGCGATGGAGCAGAGGCTGAAGGATCTGGGCGTGAAGTACCTGAGGAGGACCATCAACGAGGAAGAAGGGTCGCCGATCGACCAGCTGTTCTTTAACGATCCCGATGGGTTCATGATCGAGATCTGCAACTGCGAGAACCTGGAACTCGTCCCTGCAGGATCCCTGGGGCGAGTCCACGACCCCCCGCTCAAAATGAATCGCTCGGATCAGACCTCGGAAATCACGCGCTCGTTACGGAAGAACGTGGACCGTTAG
- the LOC103978568 gene encoding E3 ubiquitin-protein ligase GW2, whose amino-acid sequence MGNKIGRRRQVVDEKYTRPQGLYHHRDIDEKKLRKLILESKLAPCYPGGDECALDLEECPICFLNYPSLNRSRCCMKGICTECFLQMKPPHATRPTECPFCKTLNYAVEYRGVKTKEEKGLEEVEEQKFIEAQIRMQQQEIQDEAERLKKRKDISSPSRIMNDAEVEYCDIVPSLRCTTQINDFVSSQASCSVPAGMLPSHCRQNRTDNFDRDLDDIMVMEAIWLSIQEHGHQGYPVYLGSFFPGPSFSEECYSSHGIAPPEVSPYSGLACAASALNEHQHIYVESSANISSSATSMLDMLHQSGSLGNMRFMQNNPSSYWNEIPPDSGREVLREELGECSTDHWSDMSEAGTSYAGSDVMVDPRTAVIPFPSGAIMTPGHFAPENFEEQMILAMSVSLADTRARMPTQGLAWL is encoded by the exons ATGGGGAATAAGATAGGGAGGAGGAGGCAGGTGGTGGACGAGAAGTACACAAGGCCGCAGGGATTGTACCACCACCGCGACATTGATGAAAAGAAACTGAGGAAGCTCATTCTGGAGTCCAAGTTGGCGCCGTGCTACCCTGGAGGCGATGAATGCGCTCTCGATCTTGAAGAGTGTCCCATTTGTTTTCTA AATTATCCGAGTCTTAATCGATCGAGGTGTTGCATGAAAGGCATATGCACGG AGTGTTTCCTTCAGATGAAACCACCTCATGCAACTCGCCCTACAGA GTGCCCCTTTTGCAAAACTTTAAATTATGCTGTTGAGTACCGTGGTGTGAAGACAAAAGAAGAGAAGGGATTGGAAGAAGTT GAAGAGCAGAAGTTCATTGAAGCACAAATAAGGATGCAACAACAAGAAATTCAGGATGAAGCAGAAAGgctgaagaaaagaaaagatataagTTCTCCGAGTAGAATAATGAATGACGCAGAAGTGGAGTATTGTGACATAG TTCCGTCTCTGAGATGCACAACACAAATAAATGATTTTGTTTCATCTCAAGCTTCATGCTCGGTGCCGGCAGGCATGCTGCCTTCACACTGTAGACAGAACAG AACTGACAATTTTGACCGTGATCTTGATGACATTATGGTCATGGAAGCTATCTGGCTTTCTATTCAG GAGCATGGTCATCAAGGATATCCAGTCTATCTCGGAAGTTTTTTCCCAGGACCATCCTTTTCAGAAGAATGTTACAGTTCCCATGGAATTGCTCCTCCAGAAGTGTCACCCTATAGTGGGTTAGCTTGTGCAGCTTCAGCTCTAAATGAGCACCAGCATATTTATGTGGAGTCTAGTGCTAATATATCCAGTAGTGCCACCTCAATGTTGGACATGCTTCATCAATCAGGCAGTTTAGGAAACATGAGGTTTATGCAGAATAATCCTTCAAGTTACTGGAATGAGATACCACCGGATAGCGGAAGGGAAGTACTGAGGGAAGAGCTTGGTGAGTGTTCGACTGATCATTGGTCAGACATGTCTGAGGCAGGGACCAGCTATGCTGGTTCAGATGTTATGGTAGATCCACGGACTGCAGTGATTCCATTCCCAAGTGGTGCTATCATGACTCCCGGACATTTCGCTCCCGAGAACTTTGAAGAGCAAATGATTCTTGCCATGTCGGTGTCATTAGCTGACACTCGAGCAAGGATGCCTACCCAAGGACTGGCATGGCTGTAA
- the LOC135632795 gene encoding ubiquitin C-terminal hydrolase 15-like produces the protein MLQPREADIPALFIFLVLIPLFTYILLGRWNEAAKKKARISILAQLAAEEAFQVEAMASASVLQVLPSSRTGFHECTRCFAPATTRCSRCKSVRYCSGKCQIIHWRQGHKHECQQWHDSSLDVMAGLPLKDTVRHKPILNNSKSSYLCNGIEEPLHYNIQNDMDDPSFVSTDTSEDSETGRKSSGMGVVNKSKKDKSYGDDYTACAFDQDHDHDACAQALLTNHFTEISSEDAPKGSKLANLNSTASPCQIHMNQEINISSNARSPMVQHNKSAAETRKGLEQSGSTATSSRLHSDKHVISECQNGANISPEKADCSESGFSSSNEKFHVSYPAEHYSAKESIMYRKPPYTLGHTASSSQKLAENMSRGYHSQSLGKICDKENGSGIRQKNISSNIHIRGLSGNASIEGMMAGSKKNPKALKRNLILLLNDNKKNKVCQMLFPYEDLVKFFQCEEWRISPRGLLNCGNSCYANAVLQCLTGTKPLMVYLLQRSHSRTCCVKEWCLMCELEQHVSMLKEGGGPLSASKILLNMRNIGCRMGGGNQEDAHEFLRLLVMSMQSVCLEGLGGEKEVDPRLQDTTLIQQIFGGRLKSKVKCLRCHLESERYESIMDLTLEIHGRVESLEDALTQFTAPEDLDGENMYRCGRCLAYVKARKQLSLHEVPNILTIVLKRFQTGKYGKINKCVTFPEMLDMIPFVTGTADNPPLYLLYAVVVHVDTLNASFSGHYISYVKDLEGTWFRIDDSEVQAVPPNQVMSEGAYMLFYARSFPRPPQAHTEKKLSHPPTFARRSVVKSQKSSKHGQQRQDGSLHASENLVNPRNHMGKEHGEDTTDQAADHISRPSSRNSLRDGTYPDTSSMEFSDATSSDWHLFTSSDDSSFTTESTRDSFSTADYGDNTSIDTISSIFNPFYAPSYVHGNAVSCTKFPPCRPQTRFFMDSTSGSLVANSAIRRCT, from the exons ATGCTTCAGCCAAGGGAAGCTGACATACCTGCACTTTTCATTTTCCTGGTCTTGATTCCACTTTTCACTTATATCTTACTTGGGAGATGGAACGAGGCGGCTAAGAAGAAGGCTAGGATAAGTATACTTGCTCAGCTTGCTGCTGAAGAAGCTTTCCAAGTAGAAGCAATGGCATCTGCCAGTGTCCTTCAAGTTTTGCCATCTTCAAGAACTGGCTTTCATGAATGCACTAGATGCTTTGCCCCCGCTACAACACGCTGCTCCAGATGCAAGTCGGTCAGATACTG TTCTGGAAAGTGCCAAATAATTCACTGGAGGCAGGGGCATAAGCATGAATGTCAACAATGGCATGATAGTTCCTTGGATGTTATGGCTGGCCTACCTCTTAAAGATACAGTTCGGCACAAGCCTATCttgaataactcaaaatcatcttACCTTTGCAATGGTATTGAAGAGCCCCTGCATTACAATATTCAAAATGACATGGATGATCCTTCCTTTGTTAGCACTGACACATCCGAAGATTCAGAGACCGGAAGGAAGTCCTCAGGAATGGGTGTTGTTAATAAATcaaaaaaagataaatcttatGGCGATGATTACACTGCATGTGCATTTGATCAAGACCATGACCATGATGCTTGTGCTCAAGCCTTGTTGACCAACCATTTTACTGAGATTTCTTCAGAGGATGCTCCTAAAGGATCTAAG TTAGCAAATCTTAACTCTACTGCCTCGCCCTGTCAAATCCATATGAATCAAGAGATCAACATCTCATCTAATGCCAGAAGTCCGATGGTCCAGCACAATAAATCAGCTGCCGAAACAAGAAAGGGACTGGAACAAAGTGGTTCCACTGCAACATCATCTCGGTTACATTCGGATAAACATGTGATAAGTGAATGCCAAAATGGTGCAAATATCAGTCCAGAGAAAGCAGATTGTTCTGAGTCTGGTTTTTCTTCTTCTAATGAAAAATTTCATGTCAGTTACCCTGCTGAACACTATTCAGCCAAAGAAAGCATAATGTACAGGAAACCCCCCTACACTCTTGGGCACACAGCTTCCTCGTCACAGAAGTTAGCAGAGAACATGTCGAGAGGGTACCACTCTCAAAGTTTAGGAAAAATTTGTGACAAGGAAAATGGATCTG GAATCCGACAAAAGAATATATCCTCAAACATCCACATACGGGGCCTCAGTGGGAATGCAAGCATTGAAGGGATGATGGCAGGATCAAAGAAGAATCCAAAAGCGCTCAAACGGAATCTTATTTTATTGTTGAATGACAATAAGAAGAACAAG GTTTGTCAAATGTTATTTCCTTACGAAGATCTTGTTAAGTTTTTCCAATGTGAAGAGTGGCGGATATCTCCTCGGGGGCTTCTTAATTGTGGAAATAG TTGCTATGCTAATGCTGTTTTGCAATGTCTGACTGGCACCAAACCTCTCATGGTCTACCTACTTCAGAGATCACATTCAAGAACCT GTTGTGTCAAGGAGTGGTGCCTCATGTGTGAACTCGAGCAACATGTTTCAATGTTGAAGGAAGGAGGTGGTCCTTTGTCTGCCAGTAAGATCCTTTTGAACATGAGAAATATTGGGTGTCGCATGGGTGGTGGAAACCAAGAGGATGCACATGAATTTCTCAG GCTTCTAGTTATGTCCATGCAATCTGTGTGCCTTGAAGGACTGGGTGGTGAGAAGGAAGTTGATCCAAGGTTGCAAGATACAACACTTATACAACAGATATTTGGTGGTCGCCTCAAATCAAAG GTCAAGTGCCTAAGATGTCATCTTGAGTCTGAAAGATATGAGAGCATTATGGATCTTACACTGGAGATACATGGCCGGGTTGAATCACTGGAAGATGCTCTCACACAATTTACTGCTCCGGAGGATTTAGATGGGGAGAATATGTACAGATGTGGAAG GTGTTTGGCATATGTTAaagccaggaagcagttgagtttACATGAGGTCCCCAACATACTAACTATAGTTTTGAAGAGGTTCCAG ACAGGGAAGTATGGCAAAATCAATAAGTGTGTTACCTTCCCTGAGATGCTGGACATGATTCCTTTTGTGACTGGGACTGCTGACAACCCTCCCCTTTACCTGTTGTATGCGGTTGTTGTGCACGTGGATACACTGAATGCATCATTTTCAGGGCATTATATTTCATATGTTAAAGATCTGGAAGGAACATGGTTCAGAATTGATGATTCTGAG GTGCAAGCAGTACCACCGAATCAAGTGATGTCGGAGGGTGCATACATGCTTTTCTACGCGAG ATCTTTTCCACGGCCCCCTCAAGCTCATACCGAGAAAAAATTATCACATCCTCCAACTTTTGCAAGGCGGAGTGTGGTCAAGAGCCAGAAATCTTCAAAACATGGGCAACAAAGACAAGATGGAAGCTTACATGCCTCAGAAAATTTGGTGAACCCTAGAAATCATATGGGAAAGGAACATGGTGAAGATACCACGGACCAAGCTGCTGATCACATCTCAAGGCCTTCAAGTAGAAACAGCCTGCGGGATGGAACATATCCAGATACGTCGAGCATGGAATTTTCTGATGCTACATCTAGCGATTGGCATCTTTTCACAAGTTCTGACGATTCATCATTCACCACCGAGAGTACCAGAGATTCATTTAGCACTGCCGATTATGGAGACAATACTAGCATCGACACTATTTCCTCTATATTCAACCCCTTCTATGCACCAAGTTATGTTCATGGCAATGCGGTTTCGTGCACAAAATTCCCACCTTGTAGGCCACAGACAAGATTCTTCATGGACAGCACAAGTGGATCCTTAGTTGCCAACTCAGCAATTCGGCGGTGTACATAA